The following are encoded in a window of Rosa chinensis cultivar Old Blush chromosome 4, RchiOBHm-V2, whole genome shotgun sequence genomic DNA:
- the LOC112198452 gene encoding uncharacterized protein LOC112198452, giving the protein MVKFMLEHLEKSVWDIRRVLLGRSLREEDCRSIHPPRMGTGNSVLSASVTLDSDQRKKETMNGRQPVAQNIRVDHHPGGGHWFAAGLSPNIPSRNRVSMHSSPHFQD; this is encoded by the exons ATGGTGAAGTTTATGTTGGAGCATCTGGAGAAATCGGTGTGGGATATTAGACGGGTCTTGCTGGGCCGTTCATTGCGAGAAGAAGATTGTCGGAGTATACACCCGCCACGGATGG GCACTGGGAACAGTGTGCTATCAGCTTCTGTTACTTTGGATTCAG ATCAACggaaaaaagaaacaatgaaTGGAAGACAA CCTGTTGCTCAAAACATAAGGGTAGATCATCATCCTGGTGGTGGGCATTGGTTTGCTGCGGGTCTCTCTCCTAAT AttccaagcagaaacagggtcTCCATGCATAGCAGCCCACATTTTCAGGATTGA
- the LOC112199384 gene encoding squalene monooxygenase SE2 codes for MAANPVPTPGAILLGDAFNMRHPLTGGGMTVALSDIVLLRDRLRPIRDLHDAPALCNYLESFYTLRKPVSSTINTLAGALYKVFCASPDPARQEMREACFGYLSFGGVCSYGPVSLLSGLNPQPMHLHYHKTEL; via the exons ATGGCTGCTAATCCTGTCCCTACTCCTGGTGCAATTTTATTAGGGGATGCATTCAACATGAGGCATCCTTTAACAGGAGGAGGAATGACCGTTGCTCTTTCAGACATTGTTCTTCTCCGTGATCGTCTTAGACCCATACGTGATCTCCATGATGCACCTGCTTTGTGCAATTACCTTGAATCATTCTACACACTGCGCAAG CCTGTGTCATCTACCATAAACACATTGGCAGGTGCTTTGTACAAGGTGTTTTGTGCATCACCGGATCCAGCAAGACAGGAAATGCGTGAAGCATGTTTTGGCTATTTGAGCTTTGGAGGTGTCTGTTCATATGGACCAGTGTCTCTTCTCTCTGGTCTTAACCCTCAACCAATGCACTTGCACTACCACAAAACTGAGCTATAA